A stretch of Imperialibacter roseus DNA encodes these proteins:
- the nth gene encoding endonuclease III — protein sequence MTRKERYEAFINFFTEHFPEPETELHYGNPFELLVAVVLSAQCTDKRINLVTPALFKDFPTPAHLAATTFDVLFPYIRSVSYPNNKTKHLIGLGKKLVENFNSEVPGTIEDLQTLPGVGRKTANVIASVIYNQPTMAVDTHVFRVSKRLGLVTKTANTPLEVEKQLVKYIPEEHIPKAHHWLILHGRYTCLARTPKCEVCAITSFCSYYENSLKQR from the coding sequence ATGACACGCAAAGAGCGCTACGAGGCTTTTATAAATTTCTTTACTGAGCACTTTCCTGAACCAGAAACAGAGTTGCACTATGGCAACCCTTTTGAATTGCTGGTTGCGGTGGTTCTGAGTGCCCAGTGCACTGATAAAAGGATCAACCTGGTAACACCCGCTCTATTCAAGGATTTCCCGACCCCTGCTCATTTGGCGGCTACCACTTTCGATGTGCTTTTTCCGTATATCAGAAGTGTGTCTTACCCCAATAACAAGACCAAGCACCTGATTGGGCTGGGCAAAAAGCTGGTAGAAAACTTCAATTCCGAAGTTCCGGGCACAATTGAGGATCTTCAAACCCTGCCCGGCGTGGGGAGAAAGACTGCCAACGTAATTGCATCGGTGATATACAATCAGCCGACAATGGCCGTAGACACCCATGTTTTTCGGGTATCGAAACGGCTTGGGTTGGTAACAAAAACCGCCAATACACCGCTGGAGGTAGAAAAACAGCTTGTAAAATACATCCCCGAGGAGCATATACCCAAAGCCCACCATTGGCTGATCCTGCATGGCAGGTATACATGCCTGGCACGCACTCCGAAATGCGAAGTGTGTGCTATTACGTCCTTTTGCAGCTACTATGAAAACTCGCTGAAGCAGCGTTGA
- a CDS encoding alcohol dehydrogenase family protein, which translates to MKAITFQGKEKLSFETVTDPSIIQPTDVIVKVVLTAICGSDLHVYREHEKGLDYGTVMGHEFFGEVVEIGSAVTGLKKGDRVVSPFTTSCGVCYFCKIGLTCRCQQGQLYGWVEHGHGLHGAQAEYVRVPLADSTLVKSPEGLSEEQVLLTGDIFSTGYFCAENAGVRPGGRYVVLGCGPVGLMAILAAKIQGADEIWAVDSVPERMAIAQRYGAVAVDLSKTDAKQFILEQTNGIGADAVMEVVGNPSAQQLAFDVVRPGGIISSVGVHTANNFTFSPVDAYNKNITYKTGRCPARHYMSKLLPLLGDQQIDLSAIISHRLPLAQGVEGYRIFDQKLDKSLKIILHN; encoded by the coding sequence ATGAAAGCTATCACATTTCAGGGAAAGGAGAAGCTGAGCTTTGAAACGGTTACGGATCCATCGATCATTCAACCAACAGATGTGATTGTAAAAGTAGTGCTCACTGCTATTTGTGGATCCGATTTACACGTTTATCGGGAACATGAAAAGGGGCTGGACTACGGAACTGTCATGGGCCATGAGTTTTTTGGGGAGGTGGTGGAGATTGGAAGTGCTGTCACTGGCCTTAAAAAAGGCGACAGGGTGGTAAGCCCTTTCACAACGAGTTGCGGTGTATGTTATTTCTGCAAAATCGGTCTTACATGCAGATGTCAGCAAGGGCAGCTTTATGGTTGGGTAGAGCATGGCCATGGTCTTCATGGCGCACAGGCTGAGTACGTTAGAGTGCCACTTGCCGATAGTACGTTGGTTAAGTCCCCCGAAGGTCTTAGCGAAGAACAGGTACTGCTCACCGGTGACATCTTCAGTACAGGTTATTTTTGTGCTGAAAACGCTGGCGTCAGGCCAGGTGGAAGATATGTGGTGCTGGGGTGTGGCCCGGTTGGGCTGATGGCTATTCTGGCAGCAAAAATACAGGGAGCTGACGAAATTTGGGCGGTGGACAGCGTGCCCGAGCGCATGGCTATCGCTCAAAGGTATGGCGCCGTAGCGGTGGACTTGTCAAAAACGGATGCTAAGCAGTTTATTCTTGAGCAAACCAATGGAATTGGTGCCGACGCTGTGATGGAAGTCGTAGGAAATCCCTCTGCGCAACAATTGGCTTTCGATGTGGTGCGCCCCGGCGGAATTATTTCATCCGTGGGTGTGCATACCGCTAACAACTTCACCTTTTCGCCCGTTGATGCTTACAACAAGAACATCACGTATAAAACCGGAAGATGCCCTGCCAGGCACTACATGTCAAAACTGCTTCCTTTGCTTGGCGATCAGCAAATTGACCTGTCAGCAATTATCTCTCACAGGCTCCCCTTAGCGCAAGGCGTGGAAGGATATAGAATTTTTGATCAGAAGCTGGATAAGAGCTTAAAGATCATTCTGCACAATTGA
- a CDS encoding glycosyltransferase family 4 protein: MRVILLHQYYKTPEEGGGIRSWYLCRALTEAGHEVEVVTAWNKKEHKTLLIDGYPVHYLSVHYSNDLGFFRRIRSFTAFFIAAYKKVNSLSRPDFIYAISTPLSIGGLAKWIRWRKSIPYFFEVGDLWPDVPAQMGYLRNPLLIRILKSLELSIYKSAKGIVAMSPAMVDYFNDLGYGSKTTCVTNFSDLSLSSTPSHEREPTDRFTVAYVGTLGKANHLSYLIDLAEEAQKRGLKNFRCILMGEGAEEPLLKKMIAEKGLSNVSLLPHSSKEAAISVLKSASMAYLSFGPYDKLWTGSPNKYFDALAIGKPILCNFGGWIGDEITDKKCGVVYSPFNPQSFFDKHWPSLQTEDILESMGQNALTLAKGSYTLAKQIPKWLTFLCR; this comes from the coding sequence ATGAGGGTGATCCTTCTTCATCAGTACTATAAAACGCCAGAAGAAGGCGGAGGCATTCGTTCGTGGTACCTGTGCCGGGCCTTAACAGAAGCAGGTCATGAGGTGGAGGTAGTGACTGCCTGGAATAAAAAAGAGCACAAAACGCTGTTGATCGACGGCTACCCTGTTCACTACCTTTCCGTCCATTACTCTAACGACTTGGGTTTTTTTAGGCGGATTCGGTCCTTCACTGCCTTCTTTATTGCTGCCTACAAGAAAGTGAACTCATTATCCCGACCGGACTTCATTTACGCTATCAGCACCCCTTTGAGTATTGGTGGGCTGGCCAAGTGGATCCGATGGAGAAAAAGCATTCCGTATTTCTTTGAAGTCGGCGACCTTTGGCCCGACGTGCCAGCACAAATGGGGTATTTGCGCAATCCGCTATTGATTCGAATCCTTAAGAGCCTGGAGCTTTCCATCTACAAATCAGCGAAGGGCATTGTGGCCATGAGTCCTGCGATGGTAGACTATTTCAATGACCTGGGCTACGGCAGTAAAACCACTTGCGTTACCAATTTTTCTGACCTTTCTCTTTCCAGCACCCCCTCGCATGAGAGAGAACCGACAGACCGTTTTACTGTAGCCTACGTGGGCACTTTGGGCAAAGCAAACCATCTCAGCTATCTGATTGATTTGGCTGAGGAAGCTCAAAAAAGGGGCTTGAAGAATTTCCGGTGCATTCTTATGGGGGAAGGTGCGGAGGAGCCCTTGCTCAAAAAAATGATCGCCGAAAAAGGGCTTTCTAATGTTTCGCTTTTGCCACACTCCAGTAAGGAGGCGGCCATCAGTGTGCTCAAAAGTGCTTCGATGGCCTATTTGTCTTTTGGACCATATGACAAGCTATGGACGGGCAGTCCGAACAAGTATTTTGATGCGCTGGCGATTGGAAAACCCATTCTCTGCAATTTCGGCGGATGGATCGGTGATGAAATCACAGACAAAAAATGCGGAGTTGTTTACAGCCCTTTTAATCCTCAATCGTTTTTTGACAAGCACTGGCCATCACTACAAACGGAAGATATACTTGAAAGCATGGGTCAAAATGCGCTAACCCTTGCGAAAGGGAGCTACACGCTTGCCAAACAAATCCCGAAGTGGCTAACGTTTCTTTGCCGCTAA
- a CDS encoding anti-sigma factor gives MTKTFTENDLIRYVYGETSEIENNEIESALLCDSEVQEQFAQLIEITQQLSCVDYFPSENSVKNILDKAKELNLQSIAK, from the coding sequence ATGACAAAAACATTTACAGAAAATGACCTGATACGGTATGTATATGGAGAGACTTCAGAAATAGAAAATAACGAAATCGAAAGTGCTTTGCTATGCGATAGCGAAGTGCAGGAGCAGTTTGCTCAGCTGATTGAGATCACTCAGCAGCTTAGCTGCGTCGACTATTTTCCTTCTGAAAACTCGGTGAAAAATATCCTTGATAAAGCCAAAGAACTAAATTTGCAGTCTATCGCTAAATAG
- a CDS encoding RNA polymerase sigma factor yields MSKNEISDSQLVTLYRNGDEEAFSTLLNRHKNRVYTTIYLIVKDRYVAEDLLQDSFIKAVKTIKSGRYNEEGKFLPWILRIAHNLAIDYFRKEKRYPVVVMEDGSKVFNTLEFAEDPIENKQIKMETHQMLRQLIQELPEAQKEVLIMRHYMQMSFQDIADSTGVSINTALGRMRYALINLRKRMQQTSIAYDKNIYRK; encoded by the coding sequence ATGAGCAAGAATGAAATTAGTGACAGCCAATTAGTAACGCTGTACAGAAACGGGGACGAAGAAGCCTTTAGTACACTGTTAAACAGGCACAAGAACAGAGTTTATACAACGATTTATTTAATTGTAAAAGACCGTTATGTGGCTGAAGATTTATTGCAGGATTCATTTATAAAGGCCGTTAAGACGATTAAGTCTGGCCGGTATAATGAAGAAGGAAAGTTCCTGCCATGGATACTTCGAATAGCCCATAATTTGGCCATAGATTATTTTCGAAAGGAGAAGCGCTACCCTGTGGTAGTGATGGAGGATGGCTCCAAGGTATTCAACACCCTTGAGTTTGCTGAAGATCCGATCGAGAATAAACAGATTAAGATGGAAACCCATCAAATGCTCAGGCAGTTGATACAGGAGTTGCCCGAGGCTCAGAAGGAAGTATTGATTATGCGTCACTACATGCAGATGAGCTTTCAGGACATTGCTGATTCAACAGGTGTTAGTATCAACACCGCTCTGGGCCGAATGCGGTATGCTCTCATTAATCTGAGGAAGAGAATGCAGCAAACAAGTATAGCCTATGACAAAAACATTTACAGAAAATGA
- a CDS encoding aldehyde dehydrogenase family protein, producing the protein MIDEKQQTKALDADLSELFLRQSQKALLLRQESYGLRIERLKKLKAWVLANTTKIRDAVYSDFKKPEFEADLSETFVVLADINLALKSLKKWTKPKSVPAGLTYFGSSAFVHYEPKGVCLIISPWNYPFNLCIGPLVSAIAAGNTAIIKPSELTPNTSQVIAQMVGELFPQEEVAVYQGGPEITQRLLQLPFNHIFFTGSSAVGKIVMEAAAKNLSSVTLELGGKSPVIIDKTANLKDAAEKIVWGKLLNCGQTCVSPDYLFIHESVRESFMEHLKYFLETLFKQPGENFKETPNYARIINKKHYQRLCQALSTAIEDGASLVYGGDVDETENFISPTVLDNVPLHTTLMKEEIFGPILPVNTFKNHDEVIQYINGQPKALSLYLFSNDKRIQKRYRLETSSGTACVNDVVVQFQQPHLPFGGVNESGIGKSHGHFGFLAFSNEKAWLKQRVGFTSAKLLYPPYSAAKKRILNILMKYF; encoded by the coding sequence TTGATAGACGAGAAACAACAAACAAAGGCACTTGACGCTGATCTGTCCGAACTCTTTTTGCGACAATCACAGAAGGCCCTTTTGCTCAGGCAGGAAAGCTACGGGCTGAGAATTGAGCGACTCAAAAAACTCAAGGCCTGGGTTCTTGCCAACACGACGAAAATTCGTGACGCCGTATACAGCGACTTCAAAAAGCCTGAGTTTGAAGCCGACCTCTCCGAAACCTTTGTTGTGTTGGCAGACATCAATCTCGCCCTGAAAAGCCTAAAAAAATGGACGAAACCGAAATCGGTGCCCGCCGGGCTTACTTATTTTGGTTCCTCTGCTTTTGTTCACTATGAGCCGAAAGGCGTTTGCCTGATTATCTCTCCCTGGAATTATCCTTTCAATTTATGCATAGGGCCGTTGGTTTCAGCTATTGCTGCGGGCAACACCGCCATCATAAAACCATCTGAATTGACTCCCAACACCTCGCAGGTTATTGCGCAAATGGTAGGCGAGCTGTTTCCGCAGGAGGAGGTAGCCGTGTATCAGGGTGGGCCTGAAATAACCCAACGACTGCTTCAGCTTCCCTTTAACCACATTTTCTTTACAGGAAGCTCGGCAGTAGGCAAAATAGTGATGGAGGCAGCAGCCAAAAACCTAAGCTCCGTTACCCTTGAACTTGGGGGCAAGTCGCCCGTCATTATCGACAAAACGGCAAACTTGAAAGATGCTGCTGAAAAAATCGTCTGGGGAAAACTTCTTAATTGTGGCCAGACGTGTGTGTCACCTGACTACCTGTTCATTCACGAAAGTGTGAGAGAGTCATTTATGGAACACCTGAAATACTTTCTGGAGACGCTATTCAAACAGCCAGGCGAAAATTTTAAAGAAACGCCTAACTACGCCCGGATCATCAATAAAAAGCACTATCAGCGGCTCTGTCAGGCTTTGAGCACGGCCATAGAAGACGGTGCCAGCCTGGTTTACGGTGGCGACGTTGATGAAACCGAAAACTTCATTTCTCCCACAGTCCTCGACAACGTGCCTCTCCACACCACCCTAATGAAAGAAGAAATTTTCGGCCCGATACTTCCGGTTAATACGTTTAAAAACCACGACGAGGTCATCCAATACATAAACGGACAACCCAAGGCCTTATCGCTTTATCTGTTTTCGAACGATAAGCGCATTCAAAAAAGATACCGACTGGAAACCTCGTCAGGAACAGCCTGTGTGAATGACGTGGTAGTCCAATTCCAGCAGCCACACCTTCCCTTCGGTGGAGTGAACGAAAGTGGCATCGGTAAGTCTCATGGACATTTTGGGTTTCTGGCCTTTTCAAATGAAAAAGCCTGGTTGAAACAAAGGGTCGGTTTCACCTCAGCCAAATTGCTTTACCCGCCTTATAGTGCCGCAAAAAAACGGATTCTCAATATCCTTATGAAGTATTTCTGA
- the uvrA gene encoding excinuclease ABC subunit UvrA, translating to MEVSILNDKAVAFDDLDPRKYIIIKGAKVNNLKNVSVAIPRNKLVVITGLSGSGKSSLAFDTLFAEGQRKYVESLSSYARQFLGRMEKPEVEYIKGVSPAIAIEQKVNTRNPRSTVGTTTEIYDYMKLLFARIGVTYSPVSGEVVRRDSVTDVVDWIYSHKAGAKLVVTCPLRLKTERTLDDEFRILLSKGYTRLVLDGEILQIEDLVEKKEGLEKPENLEILIDRASAQPEDEDNQYRLSDSIQTAFFEGEGTCYVDVLGVGRREFSDKFELDGIRFEEPSVNLFSFNNPYGACRTCEGFGKILGIDEDLVIPDKSLSVYEGAVAPWRGETMQAWAQPLLKNGIRFDYPIHRAVNELTPEQYQLLWTGNKYFEGLHAFFKYLEGQTHKIQYRVMLSRYRGRTVCPDCRGTRLRKDAAYVRIDGHSITDLVLMPVSQVLQVLQGLELTEHDRKVSKRILTEIINRLTYLDQVGLGYLTLNRLTSTLSGGEFQRIKLATSLGSALVGSMYILDEPSIGLHPRDTSRLIEVLLTLRNLGNSVIVVEHEEEVMKAADQIIDIGPGAGSHGGELVFQGDWAQILTEDVSHTARFLNGRDVIEVPKKRRKWNESVLISGARENNLKNVKMELPLGVMTVVTGVSGSGKSTLVKRILYPAIGKILGTVNEATGKFDKLEGDYKRITQIEFVDQNPIGKSSRSNPVTYVKAYDVIRQLFSEQPLAKQRGLKPASFSFNVEGGRCETCQGEGEVKIEMQFMADIRLLCDTCHGKRFKDEVLEVKYKDKDIAEVLDLTVEESIGFFSDKPGIINKMKPLLEVGLGYVKLGQSSNSLSGGEAQRVKLASFIGKRNAGSSEHILFIFDEPTTGLHFHDIKKLLDALNALVNQGNSVLIIEHNMEIVKNADWIIDIGPEGGIDGGTIGFAGLPEDMVKLKGNHTAQYLKEKLN from the coding sequence ATGGAAGTAAGCATATTGAATGACAAGGCAGTGGCCTTTGATGACCTTGACCCACGTAAGTATATCATCATAAAGGGTGCCAAAGTAAATAACCTGAAGAATGTTAGCGTCGCCATTCCGAGAAACAAGCTCGTGGTGATCACAGGCCTGTCCGGCTCGGGCAAGTCTTCTCTGGCATTTGATACCCTTTTTGCAGAAGGTCAAAGAAAATACGTGGAGAGCCTTAGTTCCTATGCCCGTCAGTTTCTGGGGCGCATGGAGAAACCCGAAGTGGAGTACATAAAAGGAGTTTCCCCGGCGATTGCTATCGAACAAAAGGTAAATACCCGTAATCCAAGGTCGACTGTTGGCACAACAACAGAAATTTACGACTACATGAAACTGTTGTTCGCCAGGATAGGTGTGACCTATTCGCCGGTAAGTGGTGAGGTGGTTCGAAGAGATTCGGTTACCGACGTAGTGGACTGGATATATAGTCACAAGGCCGGGGCGAAGCTGGTAGTCACTTGCCCGCTGCGTTTGAAAACTGAGAGGACGCTGGACGATGAATTTCGGATTTTGCTTAGCAAAGGGTATACCCGATTAGTTCTCGATGGAGAGATACTTCAAATAGAAGATTTGGTGGAGAAAAAAGAAGGTCTGGAAAAACCCGAGAATCTTGAAATACTTATAGACCGGGCATCGGCACAGCCCGAAGATGAAGATAACCAGTACAGGCTTTCAGATTCAATACAAACAGCTTTTTTCGAAGGAGAAGGCACCTGCTATGTGGATGTGCTGGGAGTGGGGAGGCGTGAATTTTCAGATAAGTTTGAGCTTGATGGTATCCGATTTGAAGAACCTAGTGTTAATCTGTTCAGCTTCAATAACCCATACGGAGCCTGTAGAACCTGCGAAGGTTTCGGGAAAATCCTTGGCATCGACGAAGACCTGGTAATTCCAGACAAAAGTCTGTCTGTGTATGAAGGGGCGGTGGCCCCGTGGCGTGGCGAAACCATGCAAGCCTGGGCACAACCCCTTTTAAAAAATGGAATTAGGTTTGACTACCCCATCCATAGGGCCGTTAACGAGTTGACGCCCGAGCAGTATCAGTTGCTGTGGACCGGCAACAAATACTTTGAAGGCCTTCATGCTTTTTTTAAATACCTGGAGGGCCAGACTCACAAGATTCAGTACAGGGTGATGCTCAGCCGCTACAGAGGCAGAACTGTGTGTCCTGACTGCAGAGGTACTAGGTTGCGGAAAGATGCGGCCTATGTGAGAATCGACGGCCACTCTATCACCGACCTCGTGCTAATGCCTGTTTCTCAGGTGCTGCAGGTTTTGCAGGGCCTTGAGCTTACCGAGCACGACAGAAAGGTGAGCAAGCGCATATTAACGGAGATAATCAACAGGCTAACGTATCTCGATCAGGTAGGCCTTGGTTATTTGACTCTAAACCGCTTAACCAGCACACTTTCGGGGGGCGAATTTCAACGAATAAAGCTGGCCACCTCACTCGGCAGTGCACTGGTGGGTTCCATGTATATTTTGGATGAACCGAGCATCGGCCTGCACCCCAGAGACACCTCAAGGCTTATTGAAGTGCTGCTAACCCTTCGTAATCTGGGCAATTCGGTAATAGTAGTAGAACACGAGGAGGAGGTGATGAAAGCCGCCGACCAGATCATTGATATTGGGCCCGGAGCTGGCAGCCATGGAGGCGAGCTTGTGTTTCAGGGCGACTGGGCTCAGATACTTACGGAAGATGTGTCTCATACCGCCCGCTTTCTGAACGGCAGAGATGTGATTGAGGTGCCCAAGAAGAGACGAAAGTGGAATGAGTCGGTATTGATTTCCGGAGCCAGAGAGAATAACCTCAAGAATGTGAAGATGGAGCTGCCGCTGGGCGTGATGACGGTGGTGACTGGCGTCAGCGGCTCAGGCAAGTCTACGCTGGTAAAAAGGATTCTTTACCCTGCGATAGGGAAGATACTCGGAACCGTGAATGAGGCCACCGGCAAGTTCGATAAGCTCGAAGGAGATTACAAACGGATCACACAAATAGAGTTCGTAGACCAGAACCCCATCGGCAAGTCGTCACGATCCAATCCGGTGACTTACGTGAAAGCGTACGACGTGATCCGACAATTGTTCTCAGAGCAACCACTGGCTAAGCAACGAGGTCTGAAGCCAGCAAGCTTCTCTTTCAATGTGGAAGGTGGCCGTTGCGAAACCTGCCAGGGTGAGGGTGAAGTAAAAATTGAAATGCAGTTTATGGCAGATATCCGACTATTGTGTGATACCTGCCATGGCAAGCGCTTCAAAGACGAGGTGCTGGAAGTAAAATATAAAGACAAGGACATCGCCGAAGTGCTTGACCTGACGGTGGAAGAAAGCATAGGTTTTTTCTCAGACAAACCAGGAATAATTAACAAAATGAAACCATTGCTCGAGGTTGGGCTTGGGTATGTGAAGCTTGGGCAATCGTCGAACTCTTTGTCTGGCGGTGAAGCACAGCGAGTGAAACTTGCCTCTTTTATCGGAAAGCGAAATGCCGGCAGTAGCGAGCATATTCTCTTCATTTTTGACGAACCCACCACTGGCCTTCACTTTCATGACATCAAAAAACTACTGGATGCTCTCAATGCTTTGGTGAACCAGGGGAATTCAGTGTTGATTATCGAGCACAACATGGAGATTGTGAAAAATGCCGATTGGATCATAGATATTGGCCCGGAGGGTGGAATTGATGGAGGCACCATTGGCTTCGCTGGTTTGCCGGAAGACATGGTAAAGCTGAAGGGGAACCACACAGCTCAATATTTGAAGGAAAAGCTTAACTAA
- a CDS encoding FAD-dependent oxidoreductase, with amino-acid sequence MKLTERQCNILEEVANTFIAPDTTNGEHKGFWASKGADRVAPVKVAEVIASQPRPAREEFTQLLKILDSNLLGMTWAGPMKKFLDLTFQQREKLFVTWSNSPVKKLRKAFSSLKKLSTFIYFSSTEGGYHPDFKAIQYPGPLLGDADKLPRLSELQIDNDSVFSCEVLVIGSGAGGGVIAGELAGSGKDVIIADKGPYLHGADFTQEEGKMIETLYDGKGAITSSDGQVSIFAGSCVGGGTTVNWAGSFRTPDYVLQEWASEHGVPFLASQSFQDSLNAVVAEIGVNTNYSLHNLQNQLLLDGSRKLGQQVELIPRNERKPGAEDFQKLGFSSLGDRYGIKQGTAQTYIRKATTAGARLLSQCQIEKIAIKNGRATGAEAVCYSPKGHKKKVFIQAEKIVVAAGAIQTPALLKRSGLKHDHIGKHLHLHPTVGISATYIQKSEAWFGPMMSVVNDQFARLDGNYGFKLETPPTHPGLIAMSLPWSGARQFKEDMLKASHIASFIAIVRDKFPGYITIDKEGQPIVHYKLHGFDLKHLINGMEEASRLHFVNDCEQIIYPHFGNHRFNNTGKRADLEKFIHNLPVWGWRPNQFSLYSAHQMGTCRMGEDKKTHPTAPDGSLYEVPNIYIGDGSAFPSASGVNPMLSIMALAHHTAQGLK; translated from the coding sequence ATGAAGCTTACAGAAAGACAGTGCAACATTTTGGAGGAAGTGGCCAACACTTTCATCGCTCCCGACACCACCAATGGCGAGCACAAAGGTTTTTGGGCCTCGAAAGGAGCTGACAGGGTTGCCCCAGTCAAAGTTGCAGAGGTGATTGCCTCCCAGCCCCGGCCTGCACGTGAGGAATTTACCCAACTGCTGAAAATATTGGACAGCAACCTGCTCGGCATGACCTGGGCGGGGCCTATGAAGAAGTTTCTGGATCTGACTTTTCAACAAAGAGAAAAACTTTTCGTCACCTGGTCCAATAGCCCGGTAAAAAAGCTCCGGAAGGCATTCTCGTCTCTCAAAAAACTTTCAACTTTCATCTATTTCAGCTCGACTGAAGGCGGTTACCACCCCGACTTCAAGGCCATTCAGTATCCCGGCCCACTGTTGGGCGATGCGGACAAACTCCCCCGACTTTCTGAATTGCAGATTGACAACGATAGTGTCTTTAGCTGCGAAGTACTCGTGATCGGTAGCGGTGCGGGGGGTGGTGTGATAGCCGGTGAGCTGGCAGGCTCAGGCAAAGACGTTATCATCGCCGACAAAGGCCCTTACCTCCACGGCGCTGACTTCACTCAGGAAGAAGGAAAGATGATTGAGACGTTGTATGACGGAAAGGGCGCTATCACGTCTTCCGACGGGCAGGTGAGCATTTTTGCTGGTAGCTGCGTAGGTGGCGGCACCACAGTCAACTGGGCTGGTAGCTTCAGAACGCCCGACTATGTTCTTCAGGAATGGGCCAGCGAACATGGCGTGCCTTTCCTAGCTTCCCAATCATTTCAGGACAGCTTAAATGCTGTAGTTGCAGAAATAGGTGTCAACACCAACTACTCGCTTCACAACCTGCAAAATCAACTTCTGTTGGACGGCTCCAGGAAACTAGGTCAGCAAGTTGAACTCATTCCAAGAAATGAACGAAAGCCTGGCGCAGAAGACTTTCAAAAGCTGGGCTTCAGCAGCCTGGGCGACAGGTATGGGATCAAACAAGGCACTGCTCAAACGTATATTCGAAAAGCGACAACTGCTGGTGCTCGCCTTCTTTCGCAGTGCCAAATTGAAAAGATAGCCATTAAAAATGGAAGAGCAACAGGTGCCGAAGCGGTTTGCTATTCACCAAAGGGCCACAAGAAAAAGGTTTTTATACAAGCAGAAAAAATCGTCGTAGCCGCTGGGGCTATTCAGACACCAGCGTTGCTGAAAAGAAGTGGACTCAAGCATGACCACATAGGAAAACACCTCCACCTTCACCCTACCGTAGGTATTAGCGCCACCTACATTCAAAAATCAGAAGCCTGGTTTGGGCCAATGATGTCTGTTGTCAATGATCAATTCGCCCGGTTGGATGGCAACTACGGTTTCAAGCTTGAAACGCCGCCCACACATCCCGGCCTCATTGCCATGTCTCTTCCCTGGTCCGGTGCCCGCCAATTCAAAGAAGACATGTTGAAGGCATCGCACATTGCTTCTTTCATAGCCATTGTAAGAGACAAGTTTCCGGGATACATCACTATCGACAAGGAAGGCCAACCCATTGTGCATTACAAACTTCACGGATTCGACTTGAAGCACCTCATTAACGGGATGGAAGAAGCGAGCCGGCTCCATTTTGTCAATGATTGCGAGCAGATTATCTATCCGCATTTCGGTAATCATCGCTTTAATAACACCGGCAAAAGAGCCGATCTTGAGAAGTTTATCCACAACCTGCCGGTCTGGGGATGGCGCCCAAATCAATTTTCGCTGTACAGTGCGCATCAAATGGGCACCTGCCGAATGGGGGAAGATAAAAAGACGCACCCAACAGCACCTGACGGTAGCCTTTATGAAGTGCCCAACATCTACATCGGCGATGGGTCAGCTTTCCCGTCGGCTAGTGGCGTGAACCCCATGCTGAGCATCATGGCTCTTGCCCATCACACTGCCCAGGGACTAAAATAG